The Pantoea sp. At-9b genome includes a window with the following:
- a CDS encoding isochorismatase family protein, whose protein sequence is MAIPKLTSYPLPTTTELPANKVKWTLEPQRAALLIHDMQAYFLNFWGENSPLVNQVVENIARLRAYCKAQGIPVFYTAQPNQQSDEDRALLNDMWGPGLNKHPDQQKIVDALAPDQDDHVLTKWRYSAFHRSPLESILQEMGRDQLIITGVYAHIGCLTTATDAFMRNIQPFMVADALADFTREEHMMALTYTAGRSGKVVMTADLMPLPLSKDELRALILPLLEDDDVPEDDENLIDYGLDSVRVMALAARWRQVHSDIDFVSLAKNPSIDGWWALLSRESAK, encoded by the coding sequence ATGGCTATTCCAAAATTGACCTCTTATCCGCTGCCGACCACCACCGAGTTGCCTGCCAACAAGGTGAAATGGACGCTGGAGCCGCAACGCGCGGCACTGCTGATTCACGATATGCAGGCCTATTTCCTTAATTTTTGGGGCGAAAACAGCCCCCTGGTGAATCAGGTTGTCGAAAATATCGCCCGTCTGCGTGCCTACTGCAAAGCGCAGGGCATTCCGGTGTTCTATACCGCACAGCCCAACCAACAGAGCGATGAAGATCGTGCGTTGCTGAATGACATGTGGGGACCTGGCCTGAACAAGCATCCCGATCAACAGAAGATCGTGGATGCACTGGCCCCGGATCAGGACGATCATGTGCTGACCAAATGGCGCTACAGTGCCTTCCATCGCTCGCCGCTGGAGTCGATCCTGCAAGAGATGGGCCGCGATCAGTTGATCATTACCGGCGTGTACGCCCATATCGGCTGCCTGACCACCGCGACCGACGCTTTTATGCGTAACATTCAGCCATTTATGGTGGCCGATGCGCTGGCCGACTTCACCCGTGAAGAACATATGATGGCGCTGACCTACACCGCTGGTCGTAGTGGCAAAGTGGTGATGACCGCCGATCTGATGCCGCTGCCGCTGAGTAAAGATGAGCTGCGTGCCCTGATCCTGCCGCTGCTGGAAGATGACGATGTGCCGGAAGACGATGAGAACCTGATTGATTACGGTCTTGATTCCGTGCGGGTGATGGCGTTGGCAGCGCGCTGGCGTCAGGTGCACAGCGATATCGATTTCGTCAGCCTGGCGAAGAATCCCAGCATTGATGGCTGGTGGGCGTTGCTGTCGCGGGAGTCGGCAAAATGA
- a CDS encoding isochorismate synthase has product MVESSTFENAWLKDFSALCRGFLFTSPWQSLVTQGCYTTLTEPVQDAAALDGDFQQQLRQHFAAAKKQGIAKPILVGAIPFDVSQPAALFIPESHQTFKRADLLAALPTELSALPAVRRRAAVPDHDVFTNMVADAVAATQRGELDKVVLSRLMDIVTEQPVDSAALMQRVIAQNPNSYHFHLPLPQGGVLLGASPELMLRKQGRDFSSCPLAGSARRDSDSQTDRAAGETLMNSSKDRHEHQLVTDAMRSTLQPRSRLLSVPTVPSLLTTSTLWHLATQIDGEVQDTRENALSLACLLHPTPALSGFPHQQALQLIQQLEPFDRQLFGGIVGWCDDEGNGEWVVTIRCGTVHDTRVRLFAGAGIVADSQPESEWRETGVKLDTMLRAFGLQ; this is encoded by the coding sequence ATGGTGGAATCCTCCACGTTTGAAAATGCCTGGCTGAAGGATTTTTCCGCTCTTTGCCGCGGATTCCTGTTCACATCCCCCTGGCAGAGCCTGGTTACTCAAGGTTGTTACACCACCCTGACCGAACCGGTTCAGGATGCTGCCGCGTTGGACGGTGATTTTCAGCAACAGCTGCGCCAGCATTTTGCTGCGGCGAAAAAGCAGGGGATCGCGAAGCCCATTCTGGTCGGTGCCATCCCGTTTGATGTCAGCCAACCTGCTGCCTTGTTTATTCCTGAGTCCCATCAGACCTTTAAGCGTGCGGATTTGCTGGCCGCATTACCGACTGAACTGAGCGCCCTGCCCGCGGTACGGCGTCGTGCGGCGGTACCGGATCATGACGTCTTTACCAACATGGTGGCCGATGCGGTGGCAGCCACCCAACGCGGCGAGCTCGACAAAGTGGTCCTGTCGCGTTTGATGGATATCGTGACGGAGCAGCCCGTAGATAGCGCGGCGCTGATGCAGCGGGTGATAGCGCAAAACCCCAACAGCTACCATTTCCATCTGCCGTTGCCGCAGGGTGGTGTACTGCTGGGTGCCAGCCCGGAACTGATGCTGCGTAAACAGGGGCGTGATTTCAGCTCTTGTCCTCTCGCCGGTTCCGCACGTCGCGATAGCGATAGCCAAACCGACCGCGCAGCCGGCGAAACCCTGATGAACTCCAGTAAAGATCGGCACGAACATCAGCTGGTCACCGATGCGATGCGCAGCACGCTGCAACCGCGCAGCCGTCTGCTGTCGGTGCCGACGGTGCCTTCGCTTCTCACCACCTCAACGTTATGGCATCTCGCCACGCAGATTGATGGTGAAGTGCAGGACACGCGCGAAAATGCCTTGTCCCTCGCCTGCCTGCTGCATCCCACTCCGGCGCTCAGCGGTTTCCCGCATCAGCAGGCGCTACAGCTGATTCAACAGCTGGAACCGTTCGATCGTCAGCTATTTGGCGGCATCGTCGGCTGGTGTGATGACGAAGGCAACGGCGAATGGGTCGTCACCATCCGTTGCGGTACGGTACACGACACCCGCGTGCGCCTGTTCGCCGGTGCCGGGATTGTGGCCGACTCTCAACCCGAATCAGAATGGCGCGAAACTGGCGTGAAACTGGACACCATGTTGCGCGCTTTTGGACTGCAATAA
- the fepB gene encoding Fe2+-enterobactin ABC transporter substrate-binding protein, which yields MNKCGLWGTVVLLFILQAFSGLARAEQGWPRKIQTEQGVVTLTKAPQRIVSTSVTLTGSLLAIDAPVIASGATVPNSRLSDDQGFFRQWGEVAKQRGVKRLYIGEPSAEAIAAEAPDLIIVSATGNDSAIKLVSQLSAIAPTLVINYDDKSWQDLMTLLGDATGHETEAAQHIKAFADRQAALKKAIKLPPQPVSAMVWNGDGRAVNLWTAESAQGKLLQQLGFTLALPPANIQQSHSMGQRKDIIQLAGENVASGLTGHSFLLFAADDKTRQSVLSNPFLAQNAAVTQQQVYALGVDSFRLDYFSASNLLARLETLFVKS from the coding sequence ATGAATAAATGCGGTTTATGGGGCACAGTTGTCCTGTTGTTCATTTTACAGGCTTTCAGTGGCCTCGCGCGTGCCGAACAGGGCTGGCCGCGCAAAATTCAGACTGAGCAGGGCGTGGTGACGTTAACCAAAGCGCCCCAGCGTATCGTCTCAACCAGCGTCACGCTGACCGGCTCCCTGCTGGCGATTGATGCGCCGGTGATTGCATCCGGTGCCACCGTGCCCAACAGCCGCCTGTCTGACGATCAGGGCTTTTTCCGTCAGTGGGGCGAGGTGGCAAAACAGCGCGGCGTAAAACGTCTCTATATTGGCGAACCCAGCGCTGAAGCGATCGCCGCCGAAGCGCCGGATCTGATCATCGTCAGTGCCACCGGGAATGATTCCGCTATCAAACTGGTGAGTCAGCTTTCTGCCATTGCGCCGACGCTGGTGATCAACTACGACGATAAAAGCTGGCAAGACCTGATGACCTTGCTGGGTGACGCCACCGGCCATGAAACCGAGGCGGCGCAGCATATTAAAGCCTTTGCCGATCGTCAGGCGGCGCTGAAAAAAGCCATCAAATTACCGCCGCAGCCGGTTTCCGCCATGGTGTGGAATGGCGATGGACGTGCGGTGAATCTCTGGACCGCCGAATCGGCCCAGGGCAAATTGTTGCAGCAGTTGGGCTTCACCCTGGCGCTGCCACCGGCCAATATTCAGCAAAGCCACAGCATGGGACAGCGTAAGGACATCATTCAGCTCGCGGGTGAAAATGTCGCCAGCGGCCTGACCGGACACAGCTTCCTGTTATTTGCCGCCGATGACAAAACCCGCCAGTCGGTGCTGAGCAATCCGTTCCTCGCACAAAACGCCGCCGTCACGCAGCAGCAGGTTTATGCACTGGGTGTTGATAGCTTCCGCCTCGACTACTTCAGCGCCAGCAACCTGCTGGCTCGCCTGGAAACACTGTTTGTGAAGTCATGA
- the entS gene encoding enterobactin transporter EntS encodes MNKPSHFIDLSLLKSHPAFRAVFIARFISIVALGMLAVAVPVQIQQMTASSLLVGLGVTVAACGMFIGLLTGGVLADRYERKKLILLARSTCGLGFVGLAINAALPEPSLAAVYLLGLWDGFFGAIGVTALLAATPALVGRENLMQAGAITMLSVRFGSILSPAIAGMVIASGGVVWNFALAALGTLLTVLTLLKLPLLPPPPQPREHPVKSLVTGVQFLFTTPLVGMAALIGALVTLASAIRVLYPALAPHWEVSADRLGLMFSAVPLGAAIGALTSGRLAHAARPGLLILSSAIASFLALGLFGLMPNFALALLCLVAFGYFSSITSLVQYTLIQALTPDALLGRINSLWTAQNVTGDALGAALIGGIGTWLLPQQAAAVFGFAATLLGMLMWLVMGRLRHYQPPAATLAEQTS; translated from the coding sequence ATGAACAAACCCTCCCACTTTATCGATCTCTCTCTGCTTAAATCCCACCCGGCGTTTCGCGCGGTATTTATCGCCCGTTTTATCTCGATTGTCGCACTCGGCATGCTGGCTGTTGCGGTGCCGGTACAAATTCAACAGATGACAGCATCGTCCCTGTTGGTCGGACTCGGCGTCACGGTGGCCGCCTGCGGCATGTTTATCGGTTTGCTCACCGGCGGGGTGTTGGCCGATCGTTATGAACGGAAAAAATTGATTTTACTGGCGCGTTCCACCTGTGGGCTGGGTTTTGTCGGGCTGGCAATAAATGCCGCACTGCCTGAGCCTTCGCTGGCTGCGGTTTATCTGTTGGGGTTGTGGGATGGCTTTTTCGGTGCGATTGGCGTCACCGCGTTGCTGGCCGCAACACCGGCGCTGGTGGGACGCGAAAACCTGATGCAGGCTGGCGCGATCACCATGCTGTCGGTGCGCTTCGGCTCTATTCTGTCACCGGCCATTGCTGGCATGGTGATTGCCAGCGGCGGCGTGGTGTGGAACTTCGCCCTCGCAGCGCTGGGAACCTTGCTGACCGTACTGACCTTGCTCAAACTGCCGCTGCTGCCTCCCCCGCCCCAACCACGTGAACATCCCGTAAAGTCGCTGGTAACCGGTGTGCAATTTCTGTTTACCACCCCGCTGGTCGGCATGGCGGCGTTAATCGGCGCGCTGGTCACGCTGGCCAGCGCGATTCGCGTGTTGTATCCGGCACTGGCACCACATTGGGAGGTCAGTGCCGATCGGCTGGGATTGATGTTCTCGGCGGTGCCGCTGGGGGCCGCGATCGGCGCCTTGACCAGTGGTCGCTTAGCGCACGCCGCACGTCCTGGTTTATTGATTCTCAGTAGCGCCATCGCGTCTTTTCTGGCACTCGGGCTGTTTGGCCTGATGCCGAATTTTGCCCTCGCGCTGCTCTGCCTGGTGGCTTTCGGTTACTTCAGCTCAATCACCAGCCTGGTGCAGTACACCCTGATTCAGGCATTAACTCCCGATGCACTGCTGGGACGTATTAACAGCCTATGGACGGCACAAAACGTTACCGGAGATGCGCTGGGCGCAGCGCTGATTGGCGGGATAGGCACTTGGTTGTTACCCCAGCAGGCCGCCGCGGTGTTTGGCTTCGCTGCTACCCTGCTGGGCATGCTGATGTGGTTAGTGATGGGACGTTTACGTCACTATCAACCGCCAGCCGCTACGCTGGCGGAACAGACATCATGA
- a CDS encoding (2,3-dihydroxybenzoyl)adenylate synthase, with amino-acid sequence MSIPYNRWPDDLAARYREKGYWLDVPMTDILARQQQNDAIAVIDGERQISYREMHQLTDNLAAALQRRGLKTGDTALVQLGNVADFYLTLFALFKIGVAPVNALFSHQRTEMTAYAAQIEPVLLIADRTHPLFADDSFIDVLCRNHPSLQQVILRNDSQAENTLEALLAEKAGDFSPTPSAGDEVAFFQLSGGSTGTPKLIPRTHNDYYYSIRGSVDICAVTDRTRYLVALPAAHNFPMSSPGALGVFYAGGQVVLAADPSATLCFPLIEKHQITDTGLVPPAVSLWLQAIQEWGSNKQLASLERMQVGGAKLGETLASRIQQEIGCRLQQVFGMAEGLVNYTRFDDDEQTILTTQGRPISDDDEVWVADADGNALPVGEVGRLMTRGPYTFRGYYRSPEHNAASFDADGFYCSGDLIEINPQGYITVQGREKDQINRGGEKIAAEEIENLLQRHPDVIHAALVSMNDELMGEKSCAFIVASQPIKPVVLRRHLRELGVAEFKLPDRITCVDALPLTPVGKVDKKRLRQQLADQQAQA; translated from the coding sequence ATGAGTATTCCCTATAACCGCTGGCCTGACGATCTCGCCGCACGTTACCGTGAAAAAGGCTATTGGCTCGACGTGCCAATGACTGACATCCTGGCGCGTCAGCAGCAGAATGACGCGATCGCGGTGATCGACGGCGAACGCCAAATCAGCTACCGCGAAATGCATCAGCTGACCGACAATCTGGCGGCAGCGTTGCAACGTCGCGGTTTGAAAACCGGCGATACCGCGCTGGTACAGCTCGGCAACGTGGCGGATTTCTATCTGACCCTGTTTGCCTTATTTAAAATCGGCGTGGCCCCCGTCAATGCCCTTTTCAGCCATCAGCGAACCGAAATGACCGCCTACGCGGCACAGATTGAACCGGTGCTGCTGATTGCCGATCGTACCCATCCGCTGTTCGCGGATGACAGCTTTATCGATGTGCTGTGCCGCAACCATCCCTCATTGCAGCAAGTGATTCTGCGCAATGACAGCCAAGCGGAAAACACCCTGGAAGCGCTGCTGGCAGAAAAAGCGGGCGATTTTAGCCCGACGCCCAGCGCCGGTGATGAAGTGGCCTTCTTCCAGCTTTCTGGCGGCAGTACCGGTACACCGAAACTGATCCCACGCACCCACAATGATTACTACTACAGCATTCGCGGCAGCGTGGATATTTGCGCCGTAACCGATCGTACCCGCTATCTGGTGGCGCTGCCTGCGGCACATAACTTCCCGATGAGTTCGCCCGGCGCACTCGGCGTGTTTTACGCCGGTGGTCAGGTGGTACTGGCTGCCGATCCCAGCGCGACGCTGTGCTTTCCGTTAATCGAAAAGCATCAGATCACCGATACCGGCCTGGTGCCGCCAGCAGTGAGCCTGTGGTTACAGGCGATTCAGGAATGGGGCAGCAACAAACAGCTGGCCTCACTGGAACGGATGCAGGTCGGTGGCGCGAAGTTGGGTGAAACCCTTGCGTCCCGCATCCAGCAGGAGATCGGCTGCCGTCTGCAACAGGTGTTCGGGATGGCGGAAGGGCTGGTGAACTACACCCGCTTTGACGACGATGAGCAAACTATCCTCACCACGCAGGGACGCCCCATTTCTGACGATGATGAAGTGTGGGTCGCCGATGCCGACGGCAATGCGCTGCCGGTGGGTGAAGTGGGTCGTCTGATGACACGCGGTCCTTATACCTTCCGGGGTTACTATCGCAGCCCGGAGCATAACGCCGCCAGCTTTGATGCCGACGGGTTTTACTGTTCCGGCGATCTGATTGAGATCAACCCGCAGGGTTACATCACCGTGCAAGGGCGCGAGAAAGATCAGATCAACCGTGGCGGCGAAAAGATCGCCGCAGAAGAGATTGAAAACCTGCTGCAACGCCACCCGGATGTGATTCACGCCGCACTGGTGTCCATGAATGATGAGCTGATGGGTGAAAAGAGCTGTGCGTTTATTGTCGCCAGCCAGCCGATTAAGCCGGTGGTGCTGCGTCGCCATCTGCGTGAACTGGGCGTTGCCGAGTTCAAATTACCCGATCGTATTACCTGCGTAGACGCCCTGCCGCTGACCCCGGTCGGTAAGGTGGATAAAAAACGTCTGCGCCAACAACTTGCCGATCAACAAGCGCAAGCCTGA